In Methanothermus fervidus DSM 2088, a single genomic region encodes these proteins:
- a CDS encoding 2,5-diamino-6-(5-phosphoribosylamino)pyrimidin-4(3H)-one reductase (COGs: COG1985 Pyrimidine reductase riboflavin biosynthesis~InterPro IPR011549: IPR006401: IPR002734~KEGG: mth:MTH235 5-amino-6-(5-phosphoribosylamino)uracil reductase~PFAM: bifunctional deaminase-reductase domain protein~PRIAM: 5-amino-6-(5-phosphoribosylamino)uracil reductase~SPTR: O26337 Putative 5-amino-6-(5-phosphoribosylamino)uracil reductase~TIGRFAM:2,5-diamino-6-hydroxy-4-(5-phosphoribosylam ino)pyrimidine1-reductase~PFAM: RibD C-terminal domain~TIGRFAM: riboflavin-specific deaminase C-terminal domain; 2,5-diamino-6-hydroxy-4-(5-phosphoribosylamino)pyrimidine 1'-reductase, archaeal): MLEKFLILGDHLRPYVILNAAMTLDGKIATKTYDSKISGEEDLIRVHKLRKECDGIMVGINTVIIDDPRLTVHKINSKPSDNPVRVIADSRARTPLNARVLNNEAPTVIAVSEKAKNEKVEKLKKRAKVLVLGKERVDLVALMEKLKDMGINKLMLEGGSTLNFSMLSKGLVDEVRVCVAPMIVGGKDAKTLVDGPGFEKMDEAIKLKLKKYYTLGKDLILEYKVIY; this comes from the coding sequence ATGCTAGAAAAGTTTTTAATATTGGGTGATCACTTGAGACCTTATGTGATTCTAAATGCTGCAATGACTCTTGATGGTAAAATTGCCACTAAAACCTATGACTCTAAAATTTCAGGTGAGGAGGATCTCATCAGAGTCCATAAATTAAGAAAAGAATGTGATGGAATAATGGTAGGTATAAATACTGTCATTATAGATGATCCAAGATTAACCGTGCATAAAATAAATTCGAAGCCATCTGATAACCCTGTGAGAGTTATTGCTGACAGTAGAGCAAGAACTCCATTGAATGCAAGAGTATTAAATAATGAAGCACCTACAGTAATCGCTGTTAGCGAGAAAGCTAAAAATGAAAAAGTTGAAAAGCTTAAAAAAAGAGCAAAAGTGTTAGTACTTGGAAAGGAAAGAGTTGACCTCGTGGCACTAATGGAAAAACTCAAAGACATGGGAATAAATAAATTAATGTTAGAAGGAGGATCTACATTAAATTTTTCCATGTTATCCAAAGGTTTAGTCGACGAGGTTAGAGTTTGTGTAGCTCCAATGATTGTTGGTGGTAAAGATGCAAAAACCTTAGTTGATGGACCTGGCTTTGAAAAAATGGATGAAGCAATAAAATTAAAATTAAAGAAATATTATACACTTGGTAAAGATTTAATTTTAGAATATAAAGTTATCTATTGA
- a CDS encoding tRNA adenylyltransferase (COGs: COG1746 tRNA nucleotidyltransferase (CCA-adding enzyme)~InterPro IPR008229: IPR011068: IPR002934: IPR015329~KEGG: mth:MTH584 tRNA CCA-pyrophosphorylase~PFAM: tRNA nucleotidyltransferase, substrate binding domain protein; DNA polymerase beta domain protein region~PRIAM: tRNA adenylyltransferase~SPTR: O26684 CCA-adding enzyme~TIGRFAM: CCA-adding enzyme~PFAM: Nucleotidyltransferase domain; tRNA nucleotidyltransferase, second domain~TIGRFAM: CCA-adding enzyme) — MKYREILDEIKPKKSEKEKIETLCKTLIDNINDIAKKENIPVEATLVGSVAKGTWLSGKADIDIFLPFPLTTPEDELREKGLYLGHECIKKVGGKAEEKYAAHPYVTGHIQGYEVDFVPCYKIKDANQLRSAVDRTLLHTKYIQENLDEEKKDEVLLLKKFMEGIETYGSEFKVGGFSGYLCELLILYYDSFENVLKAASNEWRPGYVIDIENYGTSRKFRDPLIVIDPVDKNRNVASALTMQKMTEFIVAARNFLENPKKDYFYPVKLKVSKEELKKEIKKRGSRIVAVIFKHPKLPADTLYPQLKKTEMSIKKHLNKEGFKVLRSGHWSNEEDLGFLIFEFEVWRLPKYKKHFGPKFWIKKHYYRFLRKYGKENVWVEKDRVVSRRERKNYKVESYIKELLKSGKIRVGKDIKNYVSKSKVMNETEFLDYVPKQSLEFLKKFLNPGIHLWR; from the coding sequence ATGAAGTACAGAGAAATATTGGATGAAATAAAACCTAAAAAGTCTGAAAAGGAAAAAATAGAAACGCTTTGCAAAACATTAATTGACAATATTAATGACATTGCCAAGAAAGAAAACATACCTGTTGAGGCAACACTTGTAGGTTCTGTTGCAAAAGGCACATGGCTTTCTGGAAAAGCAGATATAGATATTTTTCTACCATTTCCATTAACTACACCAGAAGATGAACTCAGAGAAAAAGGCTTATATCTAGGACATGAATGCATAAAAAAAGTTGGGGGAAAAGCTGAAGAAAAATATGCTGCACATCCATATGTTACTGGTCATATACAGGGATATGAAGTTGATTTTGTACCATGTTATAAAATAAAAGATGCTAATCAACTTAGATCAGCCGTAGATCGAACACTATTACATACAAAATATATACAAGAAAATTTAGATGAAGAGAAGAAAGATGAAGTGTTGTTGCTAAAAAAATTTATGGAAGGAATTGAAACCTATGGTTCAGAATTTAAAGTTGGTGGTTTTTCAGGTTATTTATGCGAACTTTTAATCCTTTATTATGATTCATTTGAAAATGTTTTAAAGGCTGCCAGTAATGAATGGAGACCTGGTTATGTTATAGATATAGAAAATTATGGAACTTCAAGGAAATTTAGAGATCCTTTAATAGTTATAGATCCTGTTGATAAAAATAGAAATGTTGCCTCTGCATTAACAATGCAAAAAATGACTGAATTTATAGTTGCAGCTAGAAATTTCCTTGAAAATCCAAAAAAAGATTACTTTTACCCTGTGAAACTTAAAGTTTCAAAAGAAGAATTAAAAAAAGAAATTAAAAAAAGAGGAAGTAGGATAGTTGCAGTTATCTTTAAACATCCAAAATTACCTGCAGACACACTTTATCCACAATTGAAAAAAACAGAAATGTCCATTAAGAAGCATTTAAACAAAGAAGGATTTAAAGTGCTTAGAAGTGGACACTGGAGTAATGAAGAAGATTTAGGATTTTTAATATTTGAATTTGAAGTTTGGAGATTACCTAAATATAAAAAACATTTTGGTCCGAAATTTTGGATAAAAAAACATTATTACAGGTTTTTAAGAAAATATGGTAAAGAAAATGTGTGGGTAGAGAAAGACAGAGTTGTATCAAGAAGGGAAAGGAAAAATTACAAAGTAGAATCTTATATAAAAGAATTATTAAAAAGTGGAAAAATAAGAGTAGGTAAAGACATTAAAAATTATGTTAGTAAATCCAAGGTAATGAATGAAACAGAATTCTTAGATTATGTGCCAAAACAATCTTTAGAATTTCTAAAAAAATTTTTAAATCCAGGCATACATTTATGGAGATAG
- a CDS encoding hydrolase, TatD family (COGs: COG0084 Mg-dependent DNase~InterPro IPR012278: IPR015991: IPR001130~KEGG: mth:MTH233 hypothetical protein~PFAM: TatD-related deoxyribonuclease~SPTR: O26335 Conserved protein~TIGRFAM: hydrolase, TatD family~PFAM: TatD related DNase~TIGRFAM: hydrolase, TatD family): MIDIHCHLDFKNFNKDREEVINRAKKKLTAVINSGASYEGNKKTLKLSKEYEGFIYPTLGFHPTNNEPIDRTIEEIEKNVEYIVGIGEVGMDFYRVEDPEERKKQEHIFKKFIELSNEYELPLVIHARECEDRVFEIVKELKDDSNVVFHCYSGSVELAKKILEEGYYISVPTLVCFSKHHQNIVKNLPLEKILTETDSPFLSPYRGKRNEPSFVEEAVKKIAELKSVSIEKVDEITDRNARKVFNIG; the protein is encoded by the coding sequence TTGATAGACATTCATTGCCATCTTGATTTCAAAAATTTCAATAAGGATCGTGAAGAAGTCATAAATCGTGCAAAAAAGAAATTGACAGCTGTTATTAATTCTGGAGCATCATATGAAGGTAATAAAAAAACTTTAAAACTTTCTAAAGAATATGAGGGATTCATATACCCAACACTTGGTTTTCATCCAACAAATAATGAGCCTATAGATAGAACCATCGAAGAAATAGAGAAAAATGTAGAGTATATAGTTGGTATTGGTGAAGTTGGAATGGACTTTTATCGTGTGGAAGATCCTGAAGAAAGAAAAAAACAAGAACATATTTTTAAAAAATTTATAGAGCTTTCAAATGAATATGAACTCCCTCTGGTTATTCATGCAAGAGAATGTGAAGATCGCGTGTTTGAAATAGTTAAGGAACTTAAAGATGATTCAAATGTTGTGTTTCATTGTTATAGTGGAAGTGTAGAGCTTGCTAAAAAAATATTAGAAGAAGGATATTATATTTCTGTTCCAACTCTTGTATGTTTTTCAAAACATCATCAAAATATTGTAAAAAATTTACCTCTGGAAAAAATTTTAACAGAGACTGATAGTCCATTTTTATCCCCTTATAGAGGTAAAAGAAACGAACCATCATTTGTTGAAGAAGCTGTTAAAAAAATAGCTGAACTAAAATCCGTGAGCATAGAAAAAGTAGATGAAATAACAGATAGAAATGCTAGAAAAGTTTTTAATATTGGGTGA
- a CDS encoding 3-dehydroquinate synthase II (COGs: COG1465 alternative 3-dehydroquinate synthase~InterPro IPR002812~KEGG: mth:MTH580 3-dehydroquinate synthase~PFAM: 3-dehydroquinate synthase~SPTR: O26680 3-dehydroquinate synthase~PFAM: 3-dehydroquinate synthase) — MKFIWLLLPKGDWEYKKKFVTTALESGIDHIVDFSNDIDKIKKLGNIKVISNRENADIFLIGKNGEGNGTLSVPSDAKESKDIATATSFKKKGKVTAAYVEVTSKKHEKLARNIGKVVDYVILVGKDWKVIPLENVIADLQGEKAKIIAAVSDVDEAKVALETLEHGADGILIQPSKLSEIKEFVKVVEDIEAKRYDLKTAKITKIKPVGSGDRVCIDTCSLMNIGEGMLVGSYSHGFFLVHSETLESEYVEARPFRVNAGPVHAYIMMPNHKTKYLSELKSGDEVLIVDSKGNGRKAIVGRVKIEKRPLLLIEAECEGMKIATLLQNAETIRLVNEKGKPVSVSELKEGDKVLVHIEESARHFGMAIKESIIEK, encoded by the coding sequence ATGAAGTTCATATGGTTACTTTTGCCTAAAGGGGACTGGGAATACAAAAAGAAATTTGTAACAACAGCCTTAGAATCAGGAATTGATCATATAGTGGACTTTAGTAACGATATCGACAAAATTAAAAAACTTGGTAATATTAAAGTTATATCAAATAGAGAAAATGCGGACATATTTTTAATTGGTAAAAATGGAGAAGGAAATGGTACATTGTCTGTTCCTAGTGATGCTAAAGAATCTAAAGATATTGCAACTGCTACGAGTTTTAAGAAAAAGGGAAAAGTTACTGCTGCATATGTAGAGGTAACTAGTAAAAAACATGAAAAATTAGCTAGAAACATTGGGAAAGTTGTGGATTATGTAATATTGGTTGGCAAAGATTGGAAGGTAATACCTCTAGAAAATGTAATAGCAGATTTACAGGGTGAAAAAGCAAAAATAATTGCGGCAGTTTCAGACGTTGATGAAGCAAAAGTGGCATTGGAAACATTGGAACATGGAGCTGATGGTATATTAATACAGCCATCAAAACTATCTGAAATAAAAGAATTTGTAAAAGTGGTTGAAGACATTGAAGCAAAGAGATATGATCTCAAAACAGCTAAGATAACTAAGATAAAACCTGTGGGATCTGGTGACAGAGTATGTATAGATACGTGTTCATTGATGAATATTGGTGAAGGAATGCTTGTTGGATCTTATTCTCATGGATTTTTCTTAGTTCATAGTGAAACTCTTGAAAGTGAATATGTTGAGGCAAGACCTTTCAGAGTAAATGCAGGGCCAGTGCATGCATATATAATGATGCCTAACCACAAAACCAAATATCTTTCAGAATTAAAAAGTGGCGATGAGGTCTTAATTGTTGACAGTAAAGGCAATGGAAGAAAAGCTATTGTAGGCAGAGTAAAAATCGAGAAAAGACCTTTATTGCTTATAGAAGCTGAGTGTGAAGGTATGAAAATTGCAACTTTACTTCAAAATGCAGAAACAATTAGACTTGTAAATGAAAAAGGTAAGCCAGTGTCAGTTTCAGAGTTAAAAGAAGGTGATAAAGTATTAGTTCATATAGAAGAAAGCGCCAGACATTTTGGAATGGCTATAAAAGAAAGTATAATTGAGAAATAG
- a CDS encoding Undecaprenyl pyrophosphate synthetase (COGs: COG0020 Undecaprenyl pyrophosphate synthase~InterPro IPR001441~KEGG: mth:MTH232 hypothetical protein~PFAM: Di-trans-poly-cis-decaprenylcistransferase~PRIAM: Di-trans,poly-cis-decaprenylcistransferase~SPTR: O26334 Undecaprenyl pyrophosphate synthetase~TIGRFAM: undecaprenyl diphosphate synthase~PFAM: Putative undecaprenyl diphosphate synthase~TIGRFAM: undecaprenyl diphosphate synthase) — MSLTKPIYKLYEWHLKRNLDKNKIPKHVAIIMDGNRRYARLIGSKDPTIGHKKGVKTLEKLLDWCIELGIKIVTVYAFSTENFKRPKHEVKKLMKLFEENFKRIKTDKKIHKNKIRVKAIGKLELLPKNLRKAIKEAEEATKHYKERLLNVAIGYDGRQEIVDAVKKIAKKVKEGKLSLNEINEEVVDKHLYTAEVEDPQLIIRTSGEERLSGFLLWQSSYSELYFCDSLWPEFRKVDFLRAIRSYQQRERRFGR, encoded by the coding sequence ATGTCATTAACAAAACCTATTTATAAACTTTATGAATGGCACTTAAAAAGAAATTTAGACAAAAACAAAATACCGAAGCATGTGGCTATAATTATGGATGGTAACAGACGATATGCTAGATTAATAGGTAGTAAAGATCCAACAATTGGTCACAAGAAGGGTGTTAAAACATTGGAAAAACTACTTGATTGGTGTATAGAACTTGGAATAAAGATTGTAACTGTTTATGCTTTTTCAACCGAAAATTTTAAAAGACCAAAACATGAAGTCAAAAAGCTAATGAAACTTTTCGAGGAAAATTTCAAAAGGATAAAAACTGATAAAAAAATTCATAAAAATAAAATAAGAGTAAAAGCTATTGGAAAATTAGAATTATTACCTAAAAATTTGAGGAAAGCTATAAAAGAAGCAGAAGAAGCTACAAAACATTACAAAGAAAGGTTGTTAAATGTTGCTATTGGTTATGATGGTCGCCAAGAAATTGTTGATGCAGTGAAAAAAATTGCTAAAAAAGTTAAAGAAGGTAAACTTTCACTAAATGAAATAAACGAAGAGGTTGTTGATAAACATCTTTATACAGCGGAAGTAGAGGATCCACAATTAATTATAAGGACTAGTGGAGAAGAAAGATTGAGTGGTTTCTTGCTATGGCAGTCCTCCTATTCTGAACTTTATTTCTGTGATAGTTTATGGCCAGAATTCAGGAAGGTAGATTTTTTGAGAGCTATAAGATCATATCAACAAAGAGAAAGAAGATTTGGTAGGTGA
- a CDS encoding 2-amino-3,7-dideoxy-D-threo-hept-6-ulosonate synthase (COGs: COG1830 DhnA-type fructose-1 6-bisphosphate aldolase~InterPro IPR010210: IPR002915: IPR013785~KEGG: mth:MTH579 fructose-bisphosphate aldolase~PFAM: deoxyribose-phosphate aldolase/phospho-2-dehydro-3-deoxyheptonate aldolase~PRIAM: Fructose-bisphosphate aldolase~SPTR: O26679 Uncharacterized aldolase MTH_579~TIGRFAM: predicted phospho-2-dehydro-3-deoxyheptonate aldolase~PFAM: DeoC/LacD family aldolase~TIGRFAM: predicted phospho-2-dehydro-3-deoxyheptonate aldolase): MIGKKIRMERIFDRESKKTVIVPMDHGVSLGPIKGLKNMPKIIDEVANGGANAVLLHKGMVEAGHRGYGRDIGLIVHLSASTSLGPDPNHKVLVTTVEEAIKLGADAVSVHVNVGSEEEAEMLTKLGMVAEACREWSMPLLSMMYPRGKKIENEHDVEVVKLAARVGAELGSDVVKTNYTGDPDSFKEVVKGCPVPVVIAGGPKVETEEEFLEMVKGAIEAGASGVAIGRNIFQAESPEKMTKAVSAIVHKNFDVEEALEILKE; encoded by the coding sequence ATGATAGGTAAAAAAATTAGGATGGAACGAATATTTGATAGAGAAAGTAAAAAAACTGTTATAGTACCCATGGACCATGGAGTGTCTCTTGGTCCAATAAAGGGCCTAAAAAACATGCCTAAAATAATAGATGAAGTAGCAAATGGGGGAGCAAATGCTGTATTATTACACAAAGGCATGGTTGAAGCTGGTCACAGAGGATATGGAAGAGATATTGGACTTATAGTGCATCTTTCAGCTAGTACTTCTTTAGGACCAGATCCAAACCACAAAGTACTTGTAACAACTGTTGAGGAAGCTATAAAGCTTGGAGCTGATGCAGTATCAGTACATGTCAATGTAGGATCTGAAGAGGAAGCAGAAATGTTAACAAAATTAGGCATGGTTGCTGAAGCATGTAGAGAATGGTCAATGCCATTATTATCTATGATGTATCCTAGAGGCAAAAAAATTGAAAATGAGCACGATGTTGAAGTTGTTAAATTAGCTGCTCGTGTTGGAGCTGAATTAGGATCAGATGTTGTAAAAACAAATTATACAGGAGATCCAGATAGCTTCAAAGAAGTTGTAAAGGGTTGTCCAGTGCCAGTGGTTATTGCAGGAGGACCCAAAGTTGAAACAGAAGAAGAATTTTTAGAAATGGTAAAAGGTGCTATAGAAGCAGGAGCATCTGGAGTTGCAATTGGTAGAAATATATTCCAAGCAGAATCTCCTGAAAAGATGACAAAAGCTGTTTCTGCAATAGTACATAAAAACTTTGATGTAGAAGAAGCATTGGAAATTTTAAAGGAGTAA
- a CDS encoding PHP domain protein (COGs: COG1387 Histidinol phosphatase and related hydrolase of the PHP family~InterPro IPR003141: IPR016195: IPR004013~KEGG: mst:Msp_1186 hypothetical protein~PFAM: PHP domain protein~SMART: phosphoesterase PHP domain protein~SPTR: Q2NF36 Predicted hydrolase~PFAM: PHP domain) — MKRIDLHIHSIFSDGDLIPSEIARRAKFLGHEAIAITDHVDHSNIYCVENIIRVVDDIEENWEIKVIPGVEITHVPPEVIEKLANKARNLGAEIILVHGESLVEPVAKGTNHAAVECPEVDILAHPGLISYEDAEIAKENDVALEITSRAGHCLSNGHVAKIAMELDIPVVVNSDAHSPEDLIDYNFAYKLAIGSGLPKKIAKKALDKYPKRIINR, encoded by the coding sequence ATGAAGAGGATAGACTTGCATATTCATAGTATATTTAGTGATGGAGATCTTATACCTTCGGAAATAGCCCGTCGCGCAAAATTTTTAGGACATGAAGCTATTGCAATAACAGATCATGTTGATCACTCAAATATATATTGTGTTGAGAATATTATTAGAGTTGTAGATGACATCGAAGAAAATTGGGAAATTAAAGTTATTCCTGGTGTAGAGATAACACATGTACCTCCAGAAGTGATAGAAAAATTAGCAAATAAAGCCAGAAATTTAGGCGCAGAAATAATATTAGTTCATGGAGAATCTTTAGTTGAACCTGTTGCAAAGGGCACAAACCATGCTGCGGTGGAATGTCCTGAAGTTGACATATTAGCACATCCAGGATTAATAAGCTATGAAGATGCTGAAATAGCCAAAGAAAATGATGTGGCACTTGAAATAACCTCTAGGGCTGGACATTGTTTATCAAATGGTCATGTTGCAAAAATAGCAATGGAGTTAGATATTCCCGTTGTTGTTAACAGTGATGCACATTCACCTGAAGATCTCATAGATTACAATTTTGCTTATAAATTAGCAATAGGCTCAGGATTACCAAAAAAAATTGCAAAAAAAGCTTTAGATAAATATCCGAAAAGAATAATCAATAGATAA
- a CDS encoding 2'-5' RNA ligase (COGs: COG1514 2'-5' RNA ligase~InterPro IPR004175: IPR009097: IPR014051~KEGG: mth:MTH583 hypothetical protein~PFAM: Phosphoesterase HXTX~SPTR: O26683 UPF0097 protein MTH_583~TIGRFAM: 2'-5' RNA ligase~PFAM: 2',5' RNA ligase family~TIGRFAM: 2'-5' RNA ligase) — MRTFLAIDLDSELHQKVIEIQKKLKETKADIKFVTPENLHFTLKFFGNIDEKQLNEISNIVKKSIEDFHEFELHLKGIGVFPNKKYIRVIWIGVDNPEYFIKLQKKLDIEFNKIGFDLERDYVPHLTIGRVKTARNKDRLIKKINELENVTVGSMKVKELSLKKSILRPEGPKYKDLQIFTLSK, encoded by the coding sequence TTGAGAACTTTTTTAGCTATTGATCTCGATTCAGAGTTACATCAAAAAGTAATTGAAATTCAGAAAAAATTAAAGGAAACTAAAGCAGACATAAAATTTGTAACACCTGAAAATTTACATTTTACACTTAAATTTTTTGGTAATATTGATGAAAAACAATTAAATGAAATATCAAATATTGTTAAAAAGAGTATAGAAGATTTTCATGAGTTTGAATTGCATCTGAAAGGCATTGGAGTTTTTCCAAATAAAAAATATATTCGTGTCATTTGGATTGGTGTAGACAATCCTGAATATTTCATCAAGTTACAGAAAAAATTAGACATTGAATTTAATAAAATAGGTTTTGATTTGGAAAGAGATTACGTTCCTCATTTAACCATTGGCAGGGTAAAAACTGCAAGAAATAAAGATAGATTAATCAAAAAAATAAATGAATTAGAAAATGTAACTGTAGGTTCGATGAAAGTTAAAGAATTATCTCTCAAAAAAAGTATATTGAGGCCTGAAGGTCCAAAGTACAAAGACTTACAAATATTCACTCTTAGTAAGTGA
- a CDS encoding GHMP kinase (COGs: COG1829 kinase (sugar kinase superfamily)~InterPro IPR012043: IPR020568: IPR006204~KEGG: mth:MTH577 hypothetical protein~PFAM: GHMP kinase~SPTR: O26677 Conserved protein~PFAM: GHMP kinases N terminal domain), giving the protein MVSVFVPSHITGFFQVVDHNNPLKKGSRGAGIVINRGVTTTVKSSNKTKIDGLEIIAKKVIEVMKRYYNIGNIKVKHEIDVPIGCGLGVSGACALGTAIGIAKELKLPITLNQAADFAHLAEVELKTGLGDVIAELSGGLVIRTREGAPSYGKIDKIIVPSLYVIIKVLDKINTPAILKDKLYLEKINKIGEKMLKKILIQPSLKNFLNLSSNFSKKISIVTPEIKDIMDIMNEETIGSSVAMLGKTIFGISETPETSLDDVIIAKIDFTGARIL; this is encoded by the coding sequence ATGGTTTCGGTATTTGTCCCATCTCATATAACAGGATTTTTCCAAGTGGTAGATCATAATAATCCTCTCAAAAAAGGGTCAAGAGGTGCTGGTATAGTAATAAATAGAGGAGTGACAACTACAGTAAAGTCTTCTAATAAGACTAAGATAGATGGTTTGGAGATAATTGCTAAAAAAGTTATTGAAGTAATGAAAAGATATTACAACATTGGAAATATTAAAGTTAAACATGAGATTGACGTACCTATTGGATGTGGATTAGGAGTTTCAGGTGCATGTGCTTTAGGCACTGCCATTGGAATTGCTAAAGAATTAAAATTACCTATAACTCTCAACCAAGCAGCTGATTTCGCACATTTAGCAGAAGTTGAGCTCAAAACAGGTTTGGGGGACGTTATTGCAGAGTTGTCTGGCGGGTTAGTTATAAGAACTAGAGAAGGTGCTCCTAGTTATGGAAAAATAGATAAAATAATTGTTCCATCACTTTATGTTATAATAAAGGTATTGGATAAGATAAATACACCTGCTATTTTAAAAGATAAGTTATATTTAGAAAAAATAAACAAGATTGGGGAAAAAATGTTGAAGAAGATATTGATACAACCTTCACTAAAAAATTTTCTAAATTTATCTTCTAACTTTTCTAAAAAGATATCTATAGTGACACCTGAAATTAAAGATATAATGGATATTATGAATGAAGAAACAATTGGGTCTTCTGTAGCAATGTTAGGTAAAACAATATTTGGAATATCTGAAACTCCAGAAACTTCATTAGATGATGTAATAATTGCAAAAATTGATTTTACTGGCGCTAGAATCTTATAA
- a CDS encoding methanogen marker protein 4 (COGs: COG4002 phosphotransacetylase~InterPro IPR016764~KEGG: mth:MTH231 hypothetical protein~SPTR: O26333 Uncharacterized methyltransferase MTH_231~TIGRFAM: methanogen marker protein 4~TIGRFAM: putative methanogen marker protein 4) has product MVSIAIGVGKNKNVEKAVKNVNFDVLLAHSEDELIEMIENNEADAYVRGSLSSSIILKLRKMGEIHRASLIETNGKRFFLTPVGIDEGRTLKEKLKIIKKCYNFFKKINLKPKIAILSGGRKEDVGRSIEVDKSIEEGEKLEKLAKDMGAKHYYILIEKAIKDGCNLVVAPNGICGNLIFRSLVLVGSAKSYGAISLGIDPIFIDTSRSQTVEGYMRALKFAKYLATKFKKEGQCH; this is encoded by the coding sequence ATGGTTTCAATAGCTATTGGTGTTGGAAAAAATAAAAATGTAGAAAAAGCAGTTAAAAATGTAAATTTTGATGTTTTATTAGCCCATTCTGAAGATGAGCTAATTGAAATGATAGAAAATAATGAAGCCGATGCTTATGTAAGAGGTTCTTTATCTTCATCAATAATTCTCAAACTTAGAAAAATGGGTGAAATTCATAGAGCATCCCTAATAGAAACAAATGGAAAAAGATTCTTTTTAACACCAGTGGGGATCGATGAAGGTAGAACTCTCAAAGAAAAGCTTAAAATAATTAAAAAATGTTATAATTTTTTTAAAAAAATAAATTTAAAACCTAAGATAGCTATACTTTCAGGTGGTCGTAAGGAAGATGTGGGAAGGTCAATAGAAGTTGATAAATCCATAGAGGAAGGTGAAAAATTAGAAAAACTTGCAAAAGATATGGGTGCCAAACATTACTATATATTAATAGAGAAGGCAATAAAAGATGGATGTAATCTTGTCGTTGCACCAAATGGTATTTGTGGAAATTTAATTTTTAGGTCTTTAGTGTTAGTAGGTTCAGCTAAAAGTTATGGGGCAATTTCTTTGGGAATAGATCCAATATTTATAGATACATCAAGATCTCAAACTGTAGAAGGATATATGAGAGCTCTAAAATTTGCAAAATATCTTGCAACAAAATTTAAAAAGGAAGGACAATGTCATTAA